A window of Castanea sativa cultivar Marrone di Chiusa Pesio chromosome 1, ASM4071231v1 contains these coding sequences:
- the LOC142626727 gene encoding uncharacterized protein LOC142626727, translating into MIAALNRFTSRLADRCRPFYQLLKKWKGFQWMEECDVAFRGLKSYLASPPILSRLKSEEDLFLYSAVSNHAVSSVLIRQHERIQRPILLPQQNPSRCEDPSLLRRSNSMGRIAKLETKLGTFDIHYKPRNSIKGPVLADFVAEFTPSSRASLMICQVTVRRWKVYMDGASNTRGSGVGVVLVSLEGIKVKKSLRLGF; encoded by the exons ATGATTGCCGCCCTGAACAGATTCACCTCAAGATTGGCAGATAGGTGCCGACCATTTTACCAGTTATTGAAGAAGTGGAAAGGTTTTCAGTGGATGGAGGAATGTGATGTGGCCTTTAGAGGTTTGAAGTCTTATTTAGCCAGCCCTCCAATTCTGTCGCGACTAAAGTCTGAGGAGGACCTTTTCCTGTATTCGGCGGTTTCTAACCATGCCGTGAGCTCGGTATTGATCAGGCAACATGAAAGGATTCAAAGACCCATATTATTACCTCAGCAAAACCCTAGCAGATGCGAAGACCCG TCACTACTAAGGAGGTCGAATTCCATGGGGAGGATAGCAAAATTGGAGACAAAACTAGGGACATTCGATATACACTACAAACCGAGAAATTCCATTAAAGGGCCGGTGTTGGCAGACTTTGTTGCTGAGTTCACTCCCTCCTCTAGGGCTTCTTTGATGATATGCCAAGTCACAGTTAGAAGATGGAAGGTGTACATGGATGGTGCATCTAACACGAGAGGTTCAGGAGTTGGGGTGGTGTTGGTGTCCCTCGAGGGCATAAAGGTAAAGAAGTCACTAAGGTTGGGCTTTTGA